One Luteibacter sp. 9135 DNA segment encodes these proteins:
- a CDS encoding LytR/AlgR family response regulator transcription factor — MPKCIVAEDEKLLATALQRELAAAWPELEVVAVCEDGGEALEAIATHRPDVAFLDIRMPGLTGMEVAAAAADASPATLVVFVTAYDQYAVDAFERGAVDYLLKPVVGQRLGQTVARLRSRLADDAEKHARRTGDVARDLIARFDEPAAEPLTWITAGAGKATRLILVDDVIYFRADNKYTLLATAEGDALVSRPIRDLLRQLDSRTFRQIHRSTIVNLRQVASVERDDSGKGCLRLRGRPETLSVSQPFMAIFRAM, encoded by the coding sequence ATGCCTAAGTGCATCGTTGCCGAGGACGAGAAACTGCTTGCCACCGCGTTGCAGCGTGAGCTGGCCGCGGCCTGGCCGGAGCTGGAGGTGGTAGCGGTGTGCGAGGACGGCGGCGAGGCCCTGGAGGCCATCGCGACGCATCGCCCGGACGTGGCCTTCCTCGATATCCGCATGCCCGGCCTGACCGGCATGGAGGTAGCCGCGGCGGCCGCCGATGCCAGCCCCGCGACACTGGTGGTGTTCGTCACGGCCTACGACCAATACGCCGTGGATGCGTTCGAACGCGGCGCCGTGGACTACCTGCTCAAGCCGGTGGTCGGCCAGCGACTGGGGCAGACCGTGGCCCGGCTGCGCAGCCGGCTGGCGGACGATGCGGAAAAACATGCCCGCCGCACCGGCGACGTGGCTCGCGACCTGATCGCGCGCTTCGACGAACCCGCGGCCGAACCGTTGACCTGGATCACCGCCGGTGCGGGCAAGGCCACGCGCCTGATCCTGGTGGACGACGTGATCTATTTCCGCGCCGATAACAAGTACACGCTGCTGGCCACGGCCGAGGGCGACGCGCTGGTGTCGCGTCCCATCCGCGACCTGCTGCGCCAGCTGGACTCGCGCACGTTCCGGCAGATCCACCGGTCCACCATCGTCAACCTGCGCCAGGTGGCTTCCGTGGAACGCGACGACAGCGGCAAGGGCTGCCTTCGCCTGCGCGGGCGACCGGAAACCCTCAGTGTCAGCCAGCCGTTCATGGCCATCTTCCGGGCCATGTGA
- a CDS encoding sensor histidine kinase, whose amino-acid sequence MSIRFLGRIVMAWIAALCVLEVVWSNVGWHDDLPLLFSLAWFVGLLIALGRGVTHLYRVRTIAGRLDTETLSNRQRRRVEVPYAADEAYEIVESVVRDLLHVHDVSATRAGLRVRAIIREPDHERPRFRGRRLPRLPFDLNTRITATVTPVDGSCSVMFVCEPDAGAWTDWFNPDGGASLEYAETLVRSTTQRLAERRNRERADVRQTTMEKELTAAQLGLLQAQVEPHFLYNTLASAQELVRTDPARADRMLGHLIDYLRRSLPRTDGSLSTVGQELERSTAWLEIMKLRMGERLLVHVDVPDDLRDTPMPSMMLQTLVENAIKHGLEPKPGGGGVWIRAGIDGASLALTVADDGLGFRSEGAGTGIGLRNLRERLRLTYGAAASFAIGNNFPNGVAATLTLPVKGAFDHA is encoded by the coding sequence ATGAGCATCCGGTTTCTCGGTCGCATCGTGATGGCGTGGATCGCTGCGCTTTGCGTGCTGGAGGTGGTGTGGAGCAATGTGGGCTGGCACGACGATCTGCCGTTGCTGTTCTCCCTCGCGTGGTTCGTCGGCTTGTTGATCGCCCTGGGGCGCGGCGTCACGCATCTGTACCGTGTGCGCACCATCGCCGGACGGCTGGATACCGAGACCCTGTCCAATCGCCAGCGACGCCGTGTCGAAGTGCCTTACGCAGCCGATGAAGCTTACGAGATCGTCGAAAGCGTGGTGCGCGATCTGCTGCATGTCCACGATGTGTCGGCCACACGTGCCGGGCTGAGGGTACGGGCGATCATTCGCGAGCCCGATCACGAGCGGCCGCGCTTCCGTGGCCGCCGGCTTCCGCGGCTTCCGTTCGACCTGAACACCCGAATCACCGCCACCGTGACACCGGTCGATGGCTCGTGCAGCGTCATGTTCGTGTGCGAGCCGGATGCGGGTGCCTGGACGGACTGGTTCAATCCCGACGGCGGCGCGTCGCTGGAATATGCGGAAACCCTGGTACGTTCCACCACCCAGCGGCTGGCGGAACGACGCAACCGCGAGCGGGCCGACGTGCGCCAGACGACCATGGAGAAGGAGCTGACCGCGGCGCAGCTCGGGCTGCTGCAGGCACAGGTGGAGCCACATTTCCTCTACAACACGCTGGCCAGCGCACAGGAGCTGGTGCGCACCGATCCGGCCCGTGCCGACCGCATGCTTGGTCACCTCATCGATTACCTGCGCCGCTCGCTGCCACGCACCGACGGCTCGCTGTCGACGGTAGGCCAGGAACTGGAACGGTCCACCGCGTGGCTGGAGATCATGAAACTGCGCATGGGCGAGCGCCTCCTCGTGCACGTGGACGTGCCGGACGACCTGCGCGATACGCCGATGCCGTCGATGATGTTGCAGACCCTGGTCGAGAACGCGATCAAGCATGGCCTGGAACCGAAACCCGGCGGCGGCGGCGTCTGGATTCGTGCCGGCATCGATGGTGCGTCGCTGGCGCTCACGGTGGCCGACGACGGCCTGGGTTTCCGCAGCGAAGGGGCGGGCACCGGCATCGGTCTGCGTAACCTGCGCGAACGCCTGCGCCTGACCTATGGCGCCGCCGCCAGCTTCGCCATCGGCAACAATTTTCCCAACGGTGTGGCAGCGACCCTCACGCTGCCGGTGAAAGGAGCGTTCGATCATGCCTAA
- a CDS encoding LD-carboxypeptidase codes for MPKRLDIRLIAPSGYAEDRAAGQRGIERLQAAGHTIVGIDVLDRVCLRFAGSDTARADEINRLAEPGRPLPDIVMATCGGYGAIALLDRLDYAGLAARFADASCALVGHGDFTVMQCALLARSGIGSFHGPMLLQDFGAPYLRESTWREFWQTVLAPRADFTWSCPDSQTDLRASGVLWGGNLSSLCSLTGTGYLPDIDGGILYIEESGEQAYRIERMLYELKLAGVIDRQSAILIGSLGGHRVSEYDNGYDMEHALDRFAAVSEAPLVRGLRFGHGPDKVTLPFGANAELRVVDGEATLSARDYRYAGEDTREGEA; via the coding sequence ATGCCGAAACGACTCGATATACGACTCATCGCTCCCTCGGGATATGCGGAAGACCGCGCTGCCGGCCAGCGCGGAATCGAACGTCTCCAGGCCGCCGGCCACACCATTGTGGGCATCGACGTGCTCGACCGGGTCTGCCTGCGCTTCGCCGGCAGCGACACTGCGCGCGCCGATGAAATCAACCGCCTTGCCGAGCCCGGCCGTCCGCTGCCGGACATCGTCATGGCCACCTGCGGGGGCTACGGGGCCATCGCGCTACTGGACCGGCTCGACTACGCGGGACTGGCCGCGCGCTTTGCCGATGCCTCCTGCGCGCTGGTGGGCCACGGCGATTTCACCGTCATGCAATGCGCCCTGCTGGCGCGCAGCGGGATCGGCTCGTTCCACGGGCCAATGCTGCTGCAAGATTTCGGTGCGCCTTACCTGCGCGAAAGCACCTGGCGCGAGTTCTGGCAGACCGTGCTGGCGCCGCGGGCAGATTTCACCTGGAGCTGCCCGGACAGCCAGACCGACCTGCGGGCCAGCGGCGTGCTCTGGGGCGGCAACCTGTCGTCGCTGTGCAGCCTCACCGGCACCGGCTACCTGCCCGATATCGACGGCGGCATCCTCTACATCGAGGAAAGCGGCGAGCAGGCCTATCGCATCGAGAGGATGCTCTACGAGCTGAAGCTGGCCGGCGTCATCGATCGCCAGTCGGCCATTCTGATCGGCAGCCTCGGCGGCCACCGGGTAAGCGAATATGACAACGGCTACGACATGGAACATGCGCTGGATCGCTTCGCCGCCGTGTCCGAGGCACCGCTGGTGCGCGGGCTCCGGTTCGGCCATGGGCCGGACAAGGTCACCTTGCCCTTCGGCGCGAACGCCGAACTGCGTGTCGTCGACGGTGAAGCCACGCTCTCCGCCCGCGATTACCGCTACGCGGGCGAAGATACGCGGGAAGGCGAGGCCTAG
- a CDS encoding helix-turn-helix domain-containing protein, with translation MSRLTDAQGLEDYDLVTLGAALGVCDVDLLTLSPARPRAALSTKTHDGVTYVTAHIDFDVRGALTVPEDACMLVYLHEAGERSWCQGISVESEMAVTLLRGTPTDFMFERGTRFTLVVAPYARFRSRFLASDHADVDMAAQRLRLFSVTSDHLKRAYRQIAERVREPVDTAFGPVEDLLDEHIRVALGSSSEDRPVASRGRRAHYQVMRRAERFMRANLRRDIYSQELCQAAGASERGLRYAFDDLLGIPPNRYLAMLRLCTAHRSLVTAEAGRRSVKSVALSCGMWDLSRFAEKYRSVFGEQPRETLTRSAPAEELTAAEEYDGW, from the coding sequence ATGAGTCGTCTCACGGATGCACAGGGGCTTGAAGATTACGACCTCGTCACGCTCGGCGCCGCGCTGGGAGTGTGCGATGTCGACCTGCTGACGTTGAGCCCGGCGCGCCCTCGCGCCGCGCTGTCGACAAAGACCCACGACGGGGTCACCTATGTCACCGCGCACATCGATTTCGACGTGCGCGGGGCACTGACCGTGCCCGAAGACGCCTGCATGCTGGTGTACCTGCACGAGGCTGGCGAGCGCAGCTGGTGCCAGGGCATCAGCGTGGAGTCGGAGATGGCGGTGACGCTGCTGCGCGGCACACCCACCGATTTCATGTTCGAGCGCGGTACCCGGTTCACCCTGGTGGTGGCGCCGTATGCCCGCTTCCGCTCGCGGTTCCTGGCGTCCGACCATGCCGACGTGGACATGGCCGCCCAGCGCTTGAGGCTTTTCTCAGTTACCTCGGATCACCTGAAGCGGGCCTACCGGCAGATCGCGGAACGCGTGCGCGAGCCGGTCGATACGGCTTTCGGCCCCGTGGAAGACCTGCTCGACGAGCACATCCGTGTGGCCCTGGGCTCGTCCTCGGAAGACCGACCGGTGGCCTCGCGCGGTCGCCGTGCGCATTACCAGGTGATGCGCCGCGCGGAACGCTTCATGCGAGCGAACCTGCGCCGCGATATCTACTCGCAGGAGCTGTGCCAGGCCGCCGGCGCGAGCGAGCGTGGCCTGCGCTACGCCTTCGACGACCTGCTGGGCATTCCGCCCAACCGTTACCTGGCCATGCTGCGCCTGTGCACCGCGCATCGCAGCCTGGTCACGGCCGAAGCCGGACGTCGTTCGGTCAAGTCGGTGGCGCTCAGCTGCGGCATGTGGGATCTCTCACGGTTTGCGGAAAAGTACCGCAGCGTCTTCGGCGAGCAACCGCGGGAAACGCTGACCCGCAGCGCGCCCGCCGAAGAGCTCACCGCGGCCGAGGAATACGACGGCTGGTAG
- a CDS encoding Hsp70 family protein — translation MRIGIDFGTSYSAAAAVVDGQLELVRFGDAQQFRTAVFFPEVVPNVDDFVLTPLLEAQVDAFVRATRADERQAGRTPRSDRDLRRDAIRVVRRQWMEERTREASASVASFQDALFGEEAVEAYLEEGSGNLIESPKSMFGYKLDPRVRKTIVSIAAHILEHVRLVATRQFGTPVREAVIGRPVEFRSSMGPAGGEQALSILREAAGIAGFDAVDFLEEPAAAAMHYHLSLGERQRAIIVDIGGGTTDVAYAELGAGRTPIMHRSWGLPRGGTDLDVGVSLHSFMPLFGKDITGVPVHHFVEAASVHNLPKQREFRKQDYRFVDEPFRSRLQALQGTGSTTRLNQSAERVKIGLSMQDATTAALDFIEAGLQIHAVSADFDAASEDFLDRMGRLLRDAGADLDEAPASVFLTGGTSRSPQVRARVGASFPGVPVVHGDPSLGVVAGLAQAALLPISSKA, via the coding sequence ATGCGCATCGGCATCGATTTCGGTACCAGTTATTCCGCCGCCGCCGCGGTGGTCGACGGCCAGCTCGAGCTGGTCCGCTTCGGCGACGCCCAGCAGTTCCGCACGGCGGTGTTCTTTCCCGAGGTGGTGCCGAACGTCGACGACTTCGTGCTGACCCCGCTGCTGGAAGCGCAGGTGGACGCTTTCGTGCGCGCCACCCGTGCGGACGAGCGTCAGGCCGGCCGCACGCCGCGTTCGGATCGCGACCTGCGCCGCGATGCGATCCGCGTCGTGCGCCGGCAGTGGATGGAAGAGCGTACGCGCGAGGCGTCCGCGTCCGTGGCCAGCTTCCAGGACGCGCTGTTCGGCGAGGAAGCGGTGGAGGCCTACCTGGAAGAAGGCTCCGGCAACCTGATCGAGTCGCCCAAGTCGATGTTCGGCTACAAGCTGGACCCGCGCGTGCGCAAGACGATCGTCAGCATCGCGGCGCACATCCTGGAGCACGTGCGGCTGGTGGCCACCCGTCAGTTCGGCACGCCGGTGCGCGAGGCGGTGATCGGTCGGCCCGTGGAGTTTCGCAGCTCGATGGGCCCGGCCGGCGGCGAGCAGGCCCTGTCGATCCTGCGCGAGGCGGCCGGCATCGCCGGTTTCGACGCGGTCGATTTCCTGGAGGAACCGGCCGCGGCGGCCATGCATTACCACCTCTCCCTGGGCGAGCGGCAGCGCGCGATCATCGTCGATATCGGCGGTGGCACCACGGACGTCGCCTACGCGGAGCTCGGGGCAGGGCGGACACCGATCATGCACCGCAGCTGGGGGCTGCCCCGGGGCGGCACGGATCTGGACGTGGGCGTTAGCCTGCACAGCTTCATGCCCCTGTTCGGCAAGGACATCACGGGCGTACCCGTGCACCATTTCGTGGAGGCCGCCAGCGTCCACAACCTGCCGAAGCAGCGCGAGTTCCGCAAGCAGGACTACCGCTTTGTGGACGAGCCGTTCCGGTCGCGCCTCCAGGCGTTGCAGGGAACCGGTTCGACCACGCGACTCAACCAGTCCGCCGAGCGGGTCAAGATCGGTCTGTCGATGCAGGACGCGACCACCGCCGCGCTGGATTTTATCGAGGCAGGTCTGCAGATCCATGCCGTTTCGGCGGATTTCGACGCTGCGTCTGAAGATTTCCTCGACCGCATGGGGCGACTGCTACGCGACGCCGGCGCCGATCTGGACGAGGCCCCCGCGAGCGTCTTTCTCACCGGTGGCACGTCGCGCTCGCCGCAGGTGCGCGCGCGGGTTGGCGCGAGCTTCCCGGGGGTGCCCGTCGTGCATGGCGATCCATCGCTCGGCGTAGTCGCGGGCCTGGCTCAAGCGGCACTTTTGCCAATTTCATCAAAAGCTTGA
- a CDS encoding M28 family metallopeptidase, whose translation MRRLALACLTALTLAACHSHDEDKAAATPPAAPARATTSPPPPLPAVANEHHEFSPEITGGDFASHLRTLSSDEYDGRKPGTLGERLTTNYIVSQFKRMGLEPGNKGDWLQTVPAVSTTLNRQDTLTLDVAEGGGKEAFAFGKDMVAGTLQAKSDVDLKDSDIVFVGYGVDAPEAQWNDFDGMDVKGKTVIILVNDPGWNANNPKLFKGREMTYYGRWTYKFEEAARQGAAAAFIVHQTEPAAYGWNVVQSSWTMPRLDLPEDESPAPRLPVAGWLTHEAAQRLFAKAGKNFDDLARQADVRGFKAVPLEAKASIQLDSTIAHSLSNNVIGMVKGTDSPDEAIVYTAHWDHLGHDPALPGHAIYNGAIDNGTGVAALLEIAGKFAQDKPKRSVVFAAVTMEESGLLGSQYYVAHPPFPLAKTVADINMDALPITGPTKDMEVTGLGQGTLEDLFADVLKADGRVISGDDTPEKGHYFRSDHFNFAKAGVPALAAGGGIDLVEGGKAAGKAAAEDYNAHRYHQPTDVYDMRWNFDGVIQNVKAFYALGEKLADSDLWPEWKDGSEFKAARERSQAKK comes from the coding sequence ATGCGTCGACTCGCTCTCGCCTGCCTGACCGCCCTCACCCTGGCCGCCTGCCACTCCCACGACGAGGACAAGGCCGCCGCGACGCCCCCGGCGGCCCCGGCCCGCGCCACCACGTCGCCGCCGCCCCCACTGCCGGCGGTGGCCAATGAACACCATGAGTTCAGCCCCGAAATCACGGGGGGCGATTTCGCCTCCCACCTGCGGACGCTGTCCTCGGACGAGTACGACGGGCGCAAGCCGGGCACGCTGGGTGAGCGGCTGACCACCAACTACATTGTCAGCCAGTTCAAGCGGATGGGCCTGGAACCGGGTAACAAGGGCGACTGGCTGCAAACCGTGCCGGCCGTCTCCACCACCCTGAACCGCCAGGATACCCTGACCCTCGACGTCGCCGAGGGTGGCGGCAAGGAAGCCTTCGCCTTCGGCAAAGACATGGTCGCCGGCACCCTGCAAGCCAAATCCGACGTGGACCTCAAGGACTCCGACATCGTCTTCGTCGGCTACGGCGTGGACGCTCCCGAGGCCCAGTGGAACGATTTCGACGGCATGGACGTCAAGGGCAAGACCGTCATCATCCTGGTCAACGACCCGGGCTGGAACGCGAACAACCCGAAGCTGTTCAAGGGTCGCGAGATGACCTACTACGGCCGCTGGACTTACAAGTTCGAGGAAGCCGCCCGCCAGGGTGCGGCCGCGGCGTTCATCGTCCACCAGACCGAGCCGGCCGCCTACGGCTGGAACGTGGTGCAGAGCAGCTGGACCATGCCGCGCCTGGATCTGCCCGAGGACGAATCCCCGGCCCCGCGCCTGCCGGTCGCTGGCTGGCTGACCCACGAGGCGGCGCAGCGCCTGTTCGCCAAGGCCGGAAAGAACTTCGACGACCTCGCCCGACAGGCCGATGTACGCGGCTTCAAGGCCGTGCCGCTGGAGGCCAAGGCGTCGATCCAACTGGACAGCACCATCGCGCACTCGCTGAGCAACAACGTGATCGGCATGGTCAAGGGCACCGACTCCCCCGATGAGGCGATCGTCTACACCGCGCACTGGGACCACCTGGGCCACGACCCGGCACTGCCCGGACACGCCATCTACAACGGCGCGATCGACAACGGCACGGGGGTGGCCGCGCTGCTGGAGATCGCGGGTAAGTTCGCCCAGGACAAACCGAAACGCAGCGTGGTGTTCGCCGCGGTGACCATGGAGGAATCCGGCCTGCTCGGCTCGCAGTACTACGTCGCGCACCCACCGTTCCCGCTGGCGAAGACGGTGGCCGACATCAACATGGATGCGCTGCCGATCACCGGGCCCACGAAGGACATGGAAGTGACGGGCCTGGGCCAGGGCACGCTGGAAGACCTGTTCGCCGACGTACTCAAAGCCGACGGTCGCGTGATCAGCGGCGACGACACGCCGGAGAAGGGTCACTACTTCCGGTCCGACCACTTCAACTTCGCCAAGGCCGGCGTGCCGGCACTGGCCGCCGGCGGAGGCATCGACCTGGTTGAGGGCGGCAAGGCCGCCGGCAAGGCGGCCGCGGAGGACTACAACGCTCACCGCTACCACCAGCCCACCGATGTCTACGACATGCGCTGGAACTTCGACGGCGTGATCCAGAACGTCAAGGCGTTCTACGCGCTGGGTGAGAAGCTGGCGGACAGCGACCTGTGGCCGGAATGGAAGGACGGGAGCGAATTCAAGGCGGCGCGGGAGCGTTCGCAGGCAAAGAAGTGA
- a CDS encoding porin translates to MKRLPLAAAFWTLCGTAAAEGVPEAAIELYVDIATRQIFAEPGPGRTRLGKFAQVQEGASTATTTSGMTAGAVAANGTGGSSASASTQVASAGSSAGVAPATGHAKAPSSAKAWYDRIGIRGYVQMRYNQELGDDAKDLKSPGDRYIGREQGFGIRRARVVISGDVTDRMSIYIQPDLASTPSGSSTGNFAQLRDAYADLWLDKDKTFRIRAGQSKIPYGWEDLQSSQNRLALDRADALNSGVRDERDLGVFFYWTPKEIKERYAYLVKSGLKGSGDYGVFGVGVYNGQGANRPDRNDQLHSVIHVSYPFKFANGQFLEVGADAYTGRYKVSTAAATIDGRTFTPSVDAPVAGSVDRRVAAHVVYYPQPFGFQAEWTVGKGPELDVARRTVRTKSLRGGYAQVMYKFDGDAYGSLIPYVKWQTYRGAAKFDTNAPRMSVDETEAGIEWQPSSAVELAVAWANMRRTDVTAAPYPRIDGQLLRVQLQVNY, encoded by the coding sequence ATGAAGAGACTTCCCCTGGCAGCGGCCTTCTGGACCCTGTGCGGTACCGCGGCTGCCGAAGGTGTGCCCGAGGCCGCCATCGAGTTGTACGTGGACATCGCGACGCGGCAGATTTTTGCCGAACCGGGTCCCGGGCGGACGCGACTGGGCAAGTTCGCCCAGGTGCAGGAGGGGGCGTCAACGGCCACGACCACGAGCGGGATGACGGCCGGTGCCGTCGCGGCTAACGGCACCGGCGGGTCGTCGGCGTCTGCATCGACGCAGGTGGCATCGGCAGGCAGCTCCGCCGGTGTGGCACCGGCTACAGGACATGCCAAGGCCCCCTCGTCCGCAAAGGCCTGGTACGACCGCATCGGCATCCGTGGCTACGTGCAGATGCGCTACAACCAGGAGCTCGGCGACGACGCGAAGGACCTGAAGTCACCCGGCGACCGCTACATCGGGCGTGAGCAGGGCTTCGGCATCCGTCGTGCTCGCGTGGTCATCAGCGGCGATGTCACCGACCGGATGTCGATCTACATCCAGCCCGACCTTGCCAGCACGCCGTCGGGTTCGAGCACCGGCAATTTCGCCCAGCTGCGTGATGCCTACGCGGACCTGTGGCTCGACAAGGACAAGACCTTCCGCATCCGTGCGGGCCAGTCGAAGATCCCCTACGGCTGGGAAGACCTCCAGTCGAGCCAGAACCGCCTCGCCCTGGATCGCGCCGATGCGCTCAACTCCGGCGTGCGCGACGAGCGCGACCTGGGCGTGTTCTTCTACTGGACACCGAAAGAGATCAAGGAACGCTACGCCTACCTCGTGAAATCCGGCCTCAAGGGCTCGGGTGACTACGGCGTGTTCGGCGTCGGCGTGTACAACGGGCAGGGCGCCAACCGACCCGACCGCAACGACCAGCTGCACTCGGTCATCCACGTGTCCTACCCGTTCAAGTTCGCCAACGGCCAGTTCCTCGAAGTGGGCGCGGATGCCTACACCGGCCGCTACAAGGTCAGCACCGCCGCGGCGACGATCGACGGCCGTACCTTCACGCCGTCGGTGGATGCACCGGTGGCGGGCTCAGTCGATCGTCGTGTCGCCGCGCACGTCGTGTACTACCCGCAGCCGTTCGGCTTCCAGGCGGAATGGACGGTGGGCAAGGGGCCGGAACTGGATGTCGCGCGGCGCACCGTGCGCACGAAGTCGCTGCGTGGCGGCTACGCGCAGGTGATGTACAAGTTCGACGGCGACGCGTATGGCTCGCTGATCCCGTACGTGAAGTGGCAGACCTACCGTGGCGCGGCCAAGTTCGACACCAACGCACCCAGGATGTCGGTGGACGAGACGGAAGCCGGCATCGAGTGGCAGCCGTCCAGCGCCGTGGAACTGGCCGTGGCCTGGGCCAACATGCGCCGCACCGATGTCACGGCAGCCCCGTATCCACGCATCGACGGGCAGTTGTTGCGGGTGCAGTTGCAGGTGAATTATTAG
- a CDS encoding TonB-dependent receptor: MSFASTRPSRRLVIALSIAAALGAGPAFAQDATPAAPPAGTPGKTATLQTISVTAEKRTEDLQKVPISMTVVTAEKLEAFGQAGDGVLQLASRAPSVYAETSYGREFPRFYVRGLGNSDFDLNASQPVSMVYDDIVQENPILKGFPLFDLEQVEVLRGPQGTLFGRNSPAGVIKFESRKPTQETEGYARVSYGSYGTANAEAALGGKLSSSWSGRVSAVAQHRDGWIDNDYTGKNDDLGGYNDRAIRLQALYKATEDFDALINVHGRWLDGSAMVNRANAITLGSNQFVPGFDRDSVSQDGDNKQHLFTWGSNLHLNWHFGDLNFASITGLERATTYSLGDVDGGYDASGTPARASATNRVTPFPSETADALPKDRQITQEFRLSNDTSDRLKWQVGTYYFDEDIAISNFSYDTLNNHVLNGWVDQSQRTKAWAVFGSADYNVTDSFDVRAGARWSHDKREFSAERFLGFTGPVGPLTSDPTDSRWSGDLTGTWQLTKNANIYARVANGFRAPSVQGRINFANSISTAKPETITSYEVGFKSTTDDQKLRFNADIYKYNMHNQQLTAVGGATNVTQLINAKKTEGYGAEFDLEAYLTPQFYMTAGGSYNHTELKDRNLAIAPCGGGCTVLDPLNLAGNALIDGNTLPNAPKWIGTWTARYGIPYGESGEFFVYTDWNYRSEVNFFLYDSAEFKSKPFLEGGIRVGYNWDFGKREVALYGRNITNKKVITGGIDFNNRTAFVNDPRVVGIEFRAEL; this comes from the coding sequence ATGTCCTTCGCAAGCACGCGCCCGTCGCGACGTCTCGTCATTGCCCTGTCCATCGCCGCCGCCCTCGGCGCCGGCCCGGCCTTCGCCCAGGACGCCACGCCCGCGGCACCGCCTGCCGGTACGCCGGGCAAAACCGCCACGCTGCAGACGATCAGCGTCACCGCGGAGAAGCGCACGGAAGACCTGCAGAAGGTGCCCATCTCGATGACGGTGGTGACCGCCGAGAAGCTGGAGGCCTTCGGCCAGGCCGGCGACGGCGTGCTGCAACTCGCCTCGCGCGCGCCCAGCGTGTACGCCGAGACGTCGTACGGCCGCGAGTTTCCGCGCTTCTACGTCCGTGGCCTGGGCAACAGCGATTTCGACCTCAACGCCTCGCAGCCCGTGTCGATGGTCTACGACGACATCGTGCAGGAGAACCCCATCCTGAAGGGCTTCCCGCTGTTCGACCTGGAGCAGGTGGAAGTGCTGCGCGGTCCGCAGGGCACGTTGTTCGGCCGTAACTCGCCGGCCGGCGTGATCAAGTTCGAATCGCGCAAGCCGACGCAGGAAACCGAGGGCTATGCGCGCGTCTCGTACGGCTCCTACGGCACCGCCAACGCCGAGGCCGCGCTGGGCGGCAAGCTGAGCTCCAGCTGGTCCGGGCGCGTGTCCGCCGTGGCCCAGCACCGCGACGGCTGGATCGACAACGACTACACCGGCAAGAATGACGACCTGGGCGGCTACAACGACCGCGCCATCCGCCTGCAGGCCCTGTACAAGGCCACGGAGGACTTCGACGCCCTCATCAACGTGCACGGCCGCTGGCTGGACGGCAGCGCGATGGTCAACCGCGCCAACGCCATCACCCTGGGCAGCAACCAGTTCGTGCCGGGCTTCGATCGCGATTCGGTGTCGCAGGATGGCGACAACAAGCAGCACCTGTTCACCTGGGGCAGCAACCTGCACCTGAACTGGCACTTCGGCGACCTCAACTTCGCCTCGATCACGGGCCTTGAGCGCGCCACGACCTACAGCCTGGGCGATGTCGACGGCGGCTACGACGCGTCCGGCACCCCGGCACGCGCCAGCGCCACCAACCGCGTCACGCCGTTCCCCTCCGAAACTGCCGACGCGCTGCCGAAGGATCGCCAGATCACTCAGGAATTCCGCCTGTCCAACGACACGTCGGATCGGCTGAAGTGGCAGGTGGGCACCTATTACTTCGACGAAGACATCGCGATCAGCAATTTCTCCTACGACACGCTGAACAACCACGTGCTCAACGGCTGGGTGGACCAGAGCCAGCGCACGAAGGCATGGGCGGTGTTCGGCTCGGCCGATTACAACGTGACCGACAGCTTCGACGTGCGTGCCGGCGCGCGCTGGTCGCACGACAAGCGCGAGTTCAGTGCCGAGCGTTTCCTGGGCTTCACCGGCCCGGTCGGTCCGCTCACCTCCGACCCCACCGACTCGCGCTGGAGCGGCGACCTGACCGGCACCTGGCAGCTGACCAAGAACGCCAACATCTATGCGCGCGTGGCCAACGGTTTCCGCGCGCCCAGCGTGCAGGGCCGGATCAACTTCGCCAACAGCATCTCCACCGCGAAGCCGGAGACGATCACCTCGTACGAAGTGGGCTTCAAGTCGACCACGGACGACCAGAAACTGCGCTTCAACGCGGACATCTACAAGTACAACATGCACAACCAGCAGCTGACCGCCGTGGGGGGTGCCACCAACGTCACGCAGCTGATCAACGCGAAGAAGACCGAAGGCTACGGCGCCGAGTTCGACCTGGAGGCCTACCTCACCCCGCAGTTCTACATGACCGCCGGCGGCAGCTATAACCACACCGAGCTGAAGGACCGCAACCTGGCCATCGCCCCGTGCGGCGGCGGCTGCACCGTGCTCGATCCGCTCAACCTCGCCGGCAACGCGCTGATCGACGGCAACACGCTGCCCAACGCGCCGAAGTGGATCGGCACCTGGACCGCGCGTTACGGCATCCCCTATGGCGAAAGCGGCGAGTTCTTCGTCTACACCGACTGGAACTACCGCAGCGAGGTGAATTTCTTCCTGTACGACTCGGCGGAGTTCAAGAGCAAGCCCTTCCTCGAAGGCGGCATCCGCGTCGGCTACAACTGGGACTTCGGCAAGCGCGAGGTCGCGCTCTACGGCCGCAACATCACCAACAAGAAGGTGATCACCGGCGGCATCGACTTCAACAACCGCACCGCCTTCGTCAACGACCCGCGCGTCGTCGGCATCGAGTTCCGCGCCGAACTCTAA